CAAATCAAGTGAAATGATCACAAATTGATCAAGAGTAATATCATAACTATGATAAAACCTATCCGCAGAGTAACAATTACGCAGCGCCAGCCAATTAAGACTACCATTTAAATAAACACCATGGTTCTCACTTGGAAGAGTTAACCGGAGAGGACCAACCGGAAAATCTTGAATATCTCTCCAAACATTATCAGCCACACTAAAAACTCTCACCTGTGTTCTCAATTGAGTTTCAGTGTCACCAATTTCTTCGTCACCACCAACCACTCGTAAAGCGACTACTTTATAATTATCAGTTAAATTATCATAACCAAATGCATATCTAGAGAAGAAATAACGATGCTTGCAATAATCCTTAAAATGGCCTAATTTCTTAGATAAAGCATTTGTAGCTGGATTATAGAAATTGAGCCAGCAATCTCTATAACTATTAGTGAAACTATCATAATGAGCAAAACAGAGCAATCCGTTACAAGAACCAACCAACCAGTAATGGACAGTATCCAACAACTGATGGAAAGGCTTCTCCGGAATGGTGATCAGAGGATTGTCGAGAAAACTGTTTATAGGGAGAGTGACGAAACGGAAATCTGCTACGGAATTTCCAGAGACGAGTGTGAGTTGAGGGTTTCGAGCGGATCGACGGAGATGAATTTTGATAAAGGTGGGATCGGAAATGAGGGAGTTGAAGAACTTACTAACACATTTCATTTGAATGAGAGATTTGACAGGAAGGAAGGAGAGGACTTCCGCCATGATTTCGTCGGGGAGGATTGGCGGTGACGACGGCGAGCTGGGCGGCCGACGGGTTTGAGAGAGAGGGAGATCCATTTTCTCGTGACGGAACTGACGGAGTTGGAGACTCGTTGAATTGAAAAATGAATTGCTGTACTGAATGCTATGCCAGTGGTTGTGACAACAtttgtcttctttttttttatttatagtaaACAATTTTTATTCTAgaatgaaaaataattaaatataaaaagagtGAACACTCTAATGACATTGAAATTAGGTGGATACTTATCCATTATTCATACAACATAATCTcactttttataataatttatttatatttactttatttaactaaaattcatagaatatttaTCTCAAATCAATATACTTATTCATTATTTCATTCTTTATTATaacaaaatttattgaataattctaATTTTCAAGATATTATTTcacttttataatatttattttatgtttactTTATTTAACTAAAATTCATATAGTAGTTATCTTCATATACTTATCCATTATTTCATGCTTTATTATACtaaaattcattgaataatcCTCATTTTCAagatattattttactttttataataatttaattatatttactttatttaacaaaaattcatagaatattatCTAATATACTTATCCGTTATTTCATGCTTTATTATACTAAAATTCATTGAATAGGTCTCATTTTTAAGATATTATTTcccttttataataatttatttatttattttactttatttaactAAAATTCATTTAATATTATCTCAAGAtacttatatattattttgtgcttTATTATActaaaattaattgaataatccTCATTTTCAAGATATAATTTCACCTTTtacaatattttatttagatttactTTATTAGACTAAAATTCATACAATATTACCTCAATATACTTACCTATTATTACATGTTTTATTATactaaaattcataaaataatccATATTTTCAAGATATTATTTCACTTTTAATAATAGTTTATTCATATTTACTTTATTAaacaaaaattcataaaatattatTTCAATATACTTATCCATTATCTCGTGGTTTATTATACtaaaattcattgaataatcCTCATTTCAAGATATTATTTCACtttctataataatttatttatatttattttatttatctgttATTCAttcttaaaaatttaaatatatatatatatatatatatatatatatatatatatatatatatatatatatatatattaatattaataaataatttatgtttaTCCAAATTCGAAtctaaaattttgaaaggagtacACTCTCAAAACACAAACACATGCCACACAACTAAAACTCACCAATACCTAAAATATAACTATAAAAATGGAGTCTTAGGTACAAGTTTAAAAACTCAATATTTAAGACTTATTGTTCCATATAATATTTTGActtaatttaaaatgaatattttatatttaattaatggaTTAATATTCTAACAACAAaagttgaaattaaaataaaatatctaaacaAATTTATGATAAAGTATTTATAATGAGATTAaaagattatattattttttgtttttgtcaaaGATTGAGAGAATATTTAACTCTGcataaactttgaaagaaataaaagatgaagttatttattaaatatagtCCCTCTATATGTTTTAATATTTGAAgtaaatatgttttaatattctaaaataacatttgaaaagataaaatttaaagtaaattatgttttaatattcTAAAATAACATTTGAAAAGATCAATTTTGAagtaaattatgttttaatattctaaaataaaaaataacttatgatataaaaatattgaaCACTCTATTAACATTGAATCTAGTTGGATACTTATCCATCCTCAATTCAT
The Vicia villosa cultivar HV-30 ecotype Madison, WI linkage group LG6, Vvil1.0, whole genome shotgun sequence genome window above contains:
- the LOC131609268 gene encoding F-box/kelch-repeat protein At3g23880-like, which gives rise to MDLPLSQTRRPPSSPSSPPILPDEIMAEVLSFLPVKSLIQMKCVSKFFNSLISDPTFIKIHLRRSARNPQLTLVSGNSVADFRFVTLPINSFLDNPLITIPEKPFHQLLDTVHYWLVGSCNGLLCFAHYDSFTNSYRDCWLNFYNPATNALSKKLGHFKDYCKHRYFFSRYAFGYDNLTDNYKVVALRVVGGDEEIGDTETQLRTQVRVFSVADNVWRDIQDFPVGPLRLTLPSENHGVYLNGSLNWLALRNCYSADRFYHSYDITLDQFVIISLDLGAERHVQLMPPRGLDEVPLIEPTISMLMESLCFCYDFKQTCLVIWQMKEFGVGESWTQLYRIKYQNLQHTGCWLPLHIYENKNTLVLANKRGLLAIYDWENNRVEIVTNKPRWAFCKDYVESLVSVR